In Capsicum annuum cultivar UCD-10X-F1 chromosome 8, UCD10Xv1.1, whole genome shotgun sequence, the genomic window ATAATAGGAGGTTGCTGTAAAGAAGTTCCTTGATCAGGATTTTTCAGGAGCAGCTTTAGCCGAGTTTAAGAGAGAGGTTTGGATTCTGCACTGTTATACTCTTAATACTATTTGATGCCTGCATTGAGTTTAAAAATCTAGAGTACTAGAAATATGTTCCGGTCTCTgttctaatttttaaaaagagattatgCCAGCATAGTCCCAAAAACCTGGTCCTGTCATTTTCTGTTTCTGTTTAATCACCTGTAGAACTGTAGTGTGTGGTTCTCTCTTAAGATAGATCTACAAACCTGGTTGACCACAAGATTTAATTAGTTCTGTGATTTTTGCATTTATGGGAGTATGATGGCATAAGTCATAACCTCTTTTTAACATTATCGTTTTCTTTGTGGAGGAGTCCATTGTAGCTGTAAGAATTACCTTTTCTCCGTTTTCAAGAGTCTTGGATTGTCGGGCCACATGCTATACATGCTGAAGTAGATCTATCTGAAGACAGTTTAAGATGCTAGTTGACTCGTGTGTTACATTAGTGCCAACAAGAATATTTAACTGCTGTGATCAATGCTCCCAATCATTTTCGTTTTATCCTGTCGTTAACTCTCCCCGCTTGTGCGATTTCACTCGGTATGGTGTTGTTGTTGCCTGTCGCTAGCTCTCAAAAGCCTTGCAAGAACTCTCAAATTGTCCGACTGTCAGAAATTTCCGCAATCGTTCGAATGGGTCAGGCTTtagttactgagattgaatctggCCGGGTGATGCTCCCATGAAGACTAAAATTCTGTTATGCCAAAAAATAGTAGAAATACTAAGAGAACATTAGaatattggtcgaaaagttagtTTGATAAAGAAGACATTAGATCAAAGTTTAAAATGTTGAGTAGCTAAAGGAATTTGGATTATTGGAAATTACTGAAGATGTGTAGAACAATATATTAGTGAATGGTGTCTCAGATTTTTGTAAAGTACCAACTTGAAAAGAGTGTCACAAAAATTGGAATGTACTTAAAGGATATTTTCCGCCATTCTATTAGTAGAAAGGTTGACTTACCATGCTATTTAGATGTGAAAATTAACTTCATTGAGCATCTTTGTTGTCTTCAAGGCCTAATGATGACACTTGTATGAATATTTTCAGTTGCGAACTTGgcttgtttatttttctttgttgtttCAGCTTTAGTTTGTCAGTTTCATTTTGGTGGGTTACTTGTTTGATGAGAATCCTAGGTCTGATTTTCTAGGTTAGCTACTAATCAATTGTGTACTTTTCTTGTGTAGTTCTGTTAAACTGTATATTTAAAGAGATGTTCCTCTCAAGATATCATGTTTGTCCTATTTCTTTTGTTTGGTGCTCAACTTTCTTCTTGTGGAATGCGTCATTAATTAAGTTTGGTTCTAATGGCAGGTGCGCATTATGCGTAGGTTACGACATCCAAATGTTGTTCGTTTTATGGGTGCTATAACTCGGCCTCCCCACCTTTCTATCATCACTGAGTTCCTGCCACGGTATGTTTGTATTTTGATTTGCTTTCCCTTTCCTCCATAATTGCCATCATTAGTAAGATTTTGGTTGTTGTCACAGTCAACTTGTTGTCTGTTATGCTACATGCAATTTTGGTTCTCAATCTGATTAGGACTTAGTGTCCACTGGAACAGAGAGTGCAGGGTGCTTTTATCATTGTACATAAATCCTTGTGTTTTTTTCCCCTATGCAGCGAAGTAGAATTTCTAAATTTAGGTCTAGTAAGTGTTGTtgttaaaagggaaaaaaatgcAGTTAATTAGTTTAGATTTCAGTGATTCAGATTCAGTCCTTGTATTTCTTTTCCTGATTGCGATTCAGATTCAGACCCCTTATAAAGGACCGTGGTCTCTCATATCTCTAAGCTTTAACATGAATATCCTTCTAGGTGTCTTTATTAGCTTTTTGTGGATTAAAATCAGGTTTACCATTtggattaatttttatttattaaaaacctTGTGATATGTTTTCTAGGAACTCTTGCAGAATTTTGTTTTCTAATTTGAAATGAATGCTATAGTCTATCGTGATTGTGTTTGATTTGTGGTACTACAAAGTGCCAAGTGTTAATGTCTATTTCGGCCAAGAATTGACTAATTATTAAATACTATCTAATTGTGGCAAGCAATTACtgattttgaatttgttcttgtGAAAGATGAAATTACTCATCTAAAATATCATGCTTTTCAGAGGTAGCTTATATCGGATAATTCATCGTCCTCATTGTCAAATTGATGAAAGGATGAGAATCCAAATGGCCCTTGATGTGGTATGATCCAGCTGCATCCTTACATGATTATTGATTAATTAGGCATGGTGCTTCGGACCAATTGatatatttcttttgtttgtgTTGATCTTAGAGGTTCTCTTGTGCAGGCAAAGGGCATGGATTGCTTACATACAAGCAACCCTACAATTGTTCACCGTGATCTGAAGTCACCTAATCTTTTGGTTGATCAGAACTGGAATGTCAAGGCAAGTGTCTTTCAaatgtttttatctttttcttgttaCCTTTACAAGAACTCATATTACGTCTGAGCGggcaaaatttattatttttccctCAGTGTTCTCATTTAGTAGTAAGAGCGCCGTTTAGTAGTAAGAGCGCCGTGCGTGATGTGTGGATTAGCACATGTCATGAGTTCGAAGCCTGTTGTGGACAAAATAGTCGGGTAGTTTTTAGTGAAGAAAAGTGGAGGGATGGACCTAATTTTTTACGAGTTTCAAACTGCTCACCAACTGACCCTCAAGGATTTCTCGGTTATAAAAAAATGTTGATCTTAATTTTGATCTGTTGAGTTGGTTTGTAAACCCATTGTGCTCAGTAAAATGCTCACCAACTGCGATAATCCTTGAGAAAACCGTTAGACTCTTTCGTCAATTTTACAATTCAGGAGAGCATAGTGAAAAAGAAAGTAACGCAGTAATGTGATTAATGTTCATTTTGGATGGGGAAGTGTACTTGTTTCTGGTTGTTAACATTAATAACTCTGAATATTTTTCAAACCATTCCTTAATTTATCGGTTGTCTCTTGGAGTGCAGGTATGTGATTTTGGCTTGTCTCGCTTGAAGCACAACACATTTTTGTCATCCAAATCAACAGCTGGAACGGTGAGAATAGTATATCTGTTTCCTATATTTTAGATGTGTTATCCTTACCGTGAAGTTTGGATactaattattttctttcttcacttcCTTCCTTATTTTCTAACCTAGTGTTTTTATTCCATAGCCTGAGTGGATGGCGCCAGAAGTTCTCCGCAATGAACCTTCAAATGAGAAGTGAGTTATCAGTTGCTTTACAAATTCCATATTTCACTCATAATCTGTGTTGAGAGTCTTGCAGTTctattttttcccttaaaaatttggccttttttcttttatgtcaACCTTCATGTTAGGCATGCGTCCCATTTTTCAACATGTTTCTATAACTTGTTACCTGTGTAAGAAAATTGATCTTGGGTCTAAAAcgaaccccaaaagctagcttatTAGTGAGGACTGCCTAAGGCTACATATAATGAGACAACAGCCCATTCCTTTGACCAACGTGGTCTAAAACTACCTCACATGCCCAGGGCGGACAACAAACGTAGGAGCTCTTAAGGAAATGCCGGTCTAACTAGTCCAAATGTGGATGAGAATTGTGCAAGGCCATAGAAAAAGACGACCCTATTCACTCTTATCTATGTGGGACAATCTAACAATGTATGATGCCTTGGATTAGATCCAAAAATGGGGGAAAGTTTTCAGTGAATTTCATTCTACTTTGCGGAAGTTGAGTTTTGACATAGTATCAATGTCCGTGGAGCTAGACTGCCGCACCATCTGTGCAAGTATGAGGGAATTTTTTTCATCCATGCCTGGGATTTAAATGGTAGttctaatattttcttatattttccaAAATGGCAAGCTTCATCCAGGATAGGATTCTTGGTTACATAGTTCCATGtttaaataaatagttaatattACCTGAAGGAGTTGTAGTGGCGTAATCTGTAATTTCCACAATGGCAAGCAGCATCCAGTATAGGATTGTTGCTATCATAGTTCGAGTTAAATAACATAGTTAATATGTCCCGAGGGAATTGTAGTGGCATAATCTGTTTGCTGAACTTTCTCCACTGTTGTATATTAACTCATATATGGCAAAGCTTGCAACGTACATTTATTTGCAGCAGATTTGGTACTTGCTGAGTTCTCCATGCTACTTGTTCCTCGGCTAAAAGTTTTGGTCACTTGACAGGTGTGACATCTACAGTTTTGGTGTCATTCTATGGGAACTTGCTACCTTAAAATTACCTTGGAGTGGGATGAACCCTATGCAAGTGGTGGGAGCTGTTGGCTTCCAGAATAAACGTCTTGAGATTTCAAAGGAACTTGATCCTTTAGTAGCAAGAATAATATGGGAATGTTGGCAAACGTAAGAGTGACATGCACCTTTAATATTCTTTatgatttcttcttttttctcaagaTGCAGAACGCTAATTACCTGAGACATGTATTTTCACAGTGATCCAAGCTTACGTCCATCATTTGCTCAGCTAACAGTGGCTTTAACACAATTGCAACGACTTGTCATTCCTTCATATGTGGATCAGCCGAGCTCCCATTTGCcacaggaaatctcagtaaattctaCCCCGTAAATTTTCTCGGTTCACTCGAGTGCCAATATAGATCGgtcattttatttttgaggaaAGCAAGGTTTTGGTTTTTATTTCGTTCCCTATGGAAAGACGGATGGACAGTGGACTCTCTTGGCAAAGTAGATGGTGCTTGTTGCTCAGAAATGGTTTAGGAAGAAAGGCAAAACTTGGTAGTGCTGCTTAAATTTGTACAGAGATTGTGTATAATTTGATCCCATTGGAGACGCTGTCTCTCTGAAATGTATAGTCATAATGACGAGAACTTCCGTGGTTGAAGCTTGAGCTCCCCTCCGAATGAAGGGGTGCTGCCCGTAATAACTTATCACATGATGCCTGTATAGTCTATACAACTGTGGTTAAGTTGCCACTTATAACGAATATATATGATTGCATTCAAAATGTTCCCGACGTATTGTGCCAATTCCACCTCCCTTTGGTGAGTCTGCATTGTATCTTTCCTTGTATCTATATCAATTGGTCAAGTGTGTGAGTTTCGAGCGTCCCTCCAATAATGTCACAATTTACTTGGAAAGCCAAATAAGAATAATCTGCAGGTGGCCTGCTTGTGTGATCAAACTTGTTTGATAAATATTGTAAGGTGTGGCATGATTTGGTTTTTAATCTGGTCTTACGTATTGGTCAATTTAACAATGTTGAATTTATCTTTACATCGACAGCAGAGTCAAACTAACTATCAATACAGGTTACAGTCAACTAAGTTGATTGACATATCGAAAGGTATTGTAGGCACATCTTACAAGTGTTCACGCAATGTCTTCTCTTGGTACAATATACAGTAGCTTTCTCTATCAATCATTTAGTGGAGACCTTTCTTTTCATTTGCTATTGTATTCAATGAATAATCTTAACAATTGTAGCTTCCAGTTTAGATTAAGGTAGTTTTATGTCACTATGTGACATCTGTCTTTCACTCTTTTTCAGAGTTTGTGTATTGCAAGATTATTATCATAATAGATTTTACAAATCACTCTGTATTCTTTGGCATATCATTTGTCAAACATagaatcaaacaaacaaatatagTAGCTATGCGGACTGTATTATCTGATCCACGTTTAACTTGGTTGATACTATGTAAAACACCAAACCAATATAACCTTTTATTTCAAACGTAAAACACTACCGGGTTCTACTCAATACATAAAGATTCTTATCTAGTAAAGAGCAAAAACAAAACTCACAAAAAAATGCAGTTATAACAGGGTCACTTTTGAGCTCTGCTAAAATTGCACAAATACAGAACATATCACAAGTTGTGTGGTCAACTTATGTTtgcaatattacaaaaaattctaactctctaaacatattacaaaaattccaacatatacgcagaatgctatgtatatgtcggttatgttatgtatattaatagggagagagagtgaagtaattaaaaaagtgggataGAGTGTAGTTACTTCGAAaaagttgatatttatgttatttatacattaaatttaaaaaaaatagccaTTGTACAAGTGAAACTACATGACGGTATCCTTGAACTTCACTTGTAGAAGTTCAAACTCTACAATGATGGCTAATTTTCAATTACGCGAGTTAAATTTTTTTGCGGTGGCAAGTCATTGGCCTGAAGGAGTGGTATCGTTATACTCTGTGGATAAGAGACTGTACATCACCAGATCCACTATTTTCCCCTTGTGGTATCCATATTTTCTCAATATGCCCTCCTTGATGAACCCAACTTTCTCCAATACCCTTTGGGATGCTTTGTTCTCAACATCAGCTAATGCCTGAAGCCTTATTACTTCAGGAAAGTCGTTGAACGCTTGAGGGATTGTCATTTTGATagccttagtagcaatccccTGCCCCCAATACTCAAAACCAATAGCATATCCTATATCAGCTCGACTTCTATCATCATCTGAATCAGGAAATTCAGATTAGCCGAGCCAGTAAATCTCGGATACTGAGTGCATAAAGAGAATAAAAGAGTTCACCTGATCCAGGAAACGCCGATACAAACCCGATTGAGCGATCATCGATGCATATGGATCGACGCCAAGGGTGAGGTATACACACTTCCTTGATGAAGGTTAGTACTTCCTCTTTCGAGGTCAAAGTCTTCCATCGGATGGTCCGAGTTACTCGGTCATCGCCTACCCATAACAGCATATCATCAACGTCCGTTAACTTAAATGGACGCAGAGTAATTCTTGAGGAGTCCATATCTCTTTCCAGTATAGCTGATCTCTCAACAACAATGATTGGTGCTTTAATGGATTGTAGGTTGCTCAACTAAGCTTATAATATAAGTAACACAAATGGAGTAGTACCTACCTTTACAATTTGTTAGTCAAAGAATAGGGATTTTAAAATGGGATAATGGGTAGAGGGGCATCATATGTTTTTGTATGTACCCTAGGCACCTAAACCAAGGGCCTTGGTCTGAAATCTGAATTGCCCAAAAGATCCAGTTTACAGTTGATATTACAAGTTTACTACTGTTTACCACTATTTACCTATATATTGGTACGTCCTATCTTCTACCCGCACAAGTATCTGGTACCTCTTCCACCAAAGTTTCGGACATCTGGGGAAAATCTAAcacacttcattgaccactaggctcCACCCTTGGGCATTTGATACGGGATTGACCAAGAACACACAAAACAgacactcaaaacagtccaaaagttcaagagaaccgaggaccctttgagtgacCTCTCTTGGATTCAAGATCTACAACAAAAACGCAATGTAATGAGGTGATTAACACCTATTTTAAGCGAataacaaactagattaacaataTGAGAATGAAGCAAGATGAACTTAACAATggaaataacaacaacaacacaaacgggtacaatacgagatacaaacattacaagattgcaagaatagaaaggatagatagagtgacatacactatctcataaactaagaacctaagtgtattcaagTACCTAGAACCTTAATACAATGATAATAGGAACACCTACTCTCTTCGGtgagcacaagagagacctcaacttcctctagcacccaacgttctaagcaagaatgcaacactagtgattccaccctagtatcaccctagttacaagtttcggatttgtgcctcaaggagagaggacttgtctttcaatgttatacaacattcattatcatcaaagtctaatgaatgaaaccttaaaaggttctatttatagatattacaaaaatagtgtgaaatgtccataatacccctcaGGGGTGAGGTGTCCATCAAGTGCAAGAagtgggctgattttggtgtgtttaggcCCCCCTTaacacttcacttgtgcacttccttggacggatTTATTACGCACTCATTCACATctatcctcgtggtcgtacttgtatcagcATTGATACAACTTTAGCAGCTGTAAAGTAAAAAATCTATATTATGAAAGGGTGAGACAAAGAACGATttgttaaagataaaaaaaataggagaTAACTTTATGCAAGAAAATAGTATATGCAAACACCCTACTGCTTTTCGTAGAACTCAAAACTCATACACTCAAACTCTAGAACCGCCTGTGGTTTCTCCCACTTAGAGAGACAAAGCTCTGCTCACACACATATCCATAGGAAATGGTATTAACACCATTAGCAGCGAAAATGCAGAAAACAAATCTTTCCCCTTGGTATACAACTAGTTTTCTTTCTCCATTGAATAAACTTGCCTCCAGTAAGAGCTTACCATTCTCAAACAAGTACGTAACATATTGTGAACAAATTGGTCCATGAATATTCAACGCCGTATTCCTTCAGTGCCCATAAATGAAAAGTACCTGATGAATAGTTACAAGAAATGCAAAGCATTTCACCGAGTACCGCTAATATGAAACTATTGTTGAGTTCATTACTACCACGAAGCTTAGAGTAATTAATGTGGGGTTCAACCCCATTACTCAAAATGCAGGAAAATGCAATAGTCTATATTTGCAGCATGCATTGTCAAAGGTTCCATTTATTAGCCAAGGAAAATTCAAGATATGTTTGATCTTCAATGAATTTTTGATGTCACTGATGACATCTACATGGGCAGATTTTTGCCTATAAATAGAGCTCATCAGCTCACTAGTTAAACACACCAACaaaagagtgaaagaaaaataaagtgagaCATCACAGAGAGTTTAGTCTATAAGAAAAACTAGAGAGTGTAAGCGATATTGTAGTGaggtgaaaaaaatcaaaagagagaTTTCTTTTGAGTGCGTAGTAGTCACTTTGAGTATTGTACTTATAACTATAGTGTAAAATTCCTTACTACAGAGATATCAGTTGCTCCTCTTGGCCCGTGATTTTTTCGCTCATTgggttttcacgtaaaaatctTGGTGTCATTATCGCTCTTATTGTTCTTATTGATTAATCGTGTTATTGATGTCATATTTATTGCTCTTTTTATTACCACAATATTATTATCATGGTGGAGTTATTCCCAAcaactggtatcagagcataggttttGCTCAttcacaaaaataatatttgcGGTTGGTGGTACTATACtcggtaaaaataaaatatccagAGCAAAGTACGAGGTAGCAAAATTCAGCGGTGATAGCGGTTTCTCGACATGACAGAGGAGGATAAGGGATCTGCTTATCCAACAAAGATTACACAAGGCACTAAGTGGCAAATTCAAAAAGCCTGAATCCCTAAAACTGGAGGATTGGGAAGAAGTGGATGAAAAGGCTGCTAGTGCATTCAGGTTGCACTTAACAGATAATGTGGTGAATAACATCATTGACGAAGATAGTGCATGTGGTATTTGGACAAAGTTCGAAAATCTCTACATGTCCAAAACgctgaaaaataaattatacctAAAGAAGCAGTTGTACGCCCTACATATGGGTGAAGGTACAAATTTTTTATCACATTTAAATGTGCTTAATGGACTGATCACGCAGTTGGTTAATCTCGGTGTAAAGATCGATGGGGAAGATAAAACCATCATACTCTTGAACTCGTTGCCATTTTCTTATGATACTTTGGCAACAACCATTTTACATGATAAGGACTTTATTGATCTAAAAGATGTCATATCAGCTTTTCTACTCAACGAGAAGATGAGAAAGAAGCCTGAAAATTATGGACAGGCTCTCATCACTGAAAGTAGAGGCAGAAGTCACCAAAGGAGTTCAAATAGCTATGATAGAACCAGAGGCCGTGAAAAGTCCAAGATTCGATCTAAATCAAGAGCCAGAAATTACTATAATTAGAATCAACCAGGTCACTTCAAAAGAGATTGTCCAAATCTAAAAAGGGGCAAAGGTGAAAGTAGTGGCCAGAAGAATGACGACAACAAGGCTGTCACGGTGCAAAATACTGATGATGTTTTTCTCTTCATAAATGAGGAAGAGGAGTGAATGCACTTGTCAGGGACAGAGTCGGATTGGGTGGTTGACAAATCAGGATCTTACCATGCTACACCAGTAAGGGATTTTTTCTGCAAATATGTAGGAGGTGATTTCGGTATTGTGAAAATGGGTAACTCAAGTTATTCAACGATCGTGGGGATCGGAGACATTAGTATCAAGACTAATGTCGGATGCACATTGATTCTAAAAGATGTGCGTCATGTTCCCGATTGACGATTGAACTTGATCTCTGGAATTGCTTTGGTCGAGATAGATATGAGAACTATTTtgcaaataaaaaatgaagactCGCCAAGGGAGCATTGGTGATGGCAAAAAGAGTTGCTCATGGCACATTATATAGGACAAATGTAGAAATTTGCCGAGGTGAATTGAAAACAGTTCAAGAAGAGATTTCTGCAGATTTTTGGCACAAAAGAATGGGTCATATGAGCGAGAAAGGATTGGAGATTCTCGCTAAGAAATCACTCATCTCTTTTGCTAAAGGTACTACGACAAAATCATGTGACTACTGCTTATTCGGTAAGCTACATAGAGTTTCATTTTAGACATCGTTAGAAAGAAGATTGAATATACTTGATCTAGTATATTCTGATGTTTGTGGTCCAATGGAGGTAGAATCGATCGACAGTAATagatattttgttacttttattgatgatGCTTTACGAAAATTGTGGGTTTATATCTTGAAAACCAAAGATCAGGTATTTCAACTATTTCAGAAGTTTCATGCTCTGGTGGAAAGGAAGATGGGTCGAAAGCTAAAGCGTCTCCGTACTTGATACAAGTgaaatggccgccttagctttcgatggcatcattcaaagtcactacgtgaagaatcaagctttggtcctATAGAGGGCATGAgatcatacttgtaggggttattttgagcatgccatcaaacaaacccgtgtgtggaagattgcttggagccttgaagactagaggactcacgggtttggaccacatttgatgGTTCATGATTTTGGCCCCttttattaaggtcattttggtca contains:
- the LOC107864675 gene encoding uncharacterized N-acetyltransferase p20 → MDSSRITLRPFKLTDVDDMLLWVGDDRVTRTIRWKTLTSKEEVLTFIKEVCIPHPWRRSICIDDRSIGFVSAFPGSDDDRSRADIGYAIGFEYWGQGIATKAIKMTIPQAFNDFPEVIRLQALADVENKASQRVLEKVGFIKEGILRKYGYHKGKIVDLVMYSLLSTEYNDTTPSGQ